Proteins from a single region of Oreochromis niloticus isolate F11D_XX linkage group LG7, O_niloticus_UMD_NMBU, whole genome shotgun sequence:
- the LOC102075503 gene encoding uncharacterized protein LOC102075503 isoform X1, producing the protein MAASQTQEESDCSELDFSICSGSEYVPSQTSDLSDEDTHGLQSKTRKITDISSNSDSDNEELRNMTLKKTPRTYGKRKRDDHKGEKKAKRAKQKSEVTVKTCTKREDNKRVWDKKHYCLYCGKSQAKLSRHLQRKHMEMSDVAYAFSYPLGSKERKDLLEQLRNKGDFKHNTKVIQKGRGQVVTWKQPSNKAIVGEYLPCPYCFGMYSKKTLWKHELSCKSKKSCASKTRHPRVQSYAARLLPIKHSSKGCQTVINNMRQDQVSFHIRSDSLICKYGESLYARHGRVKSKHQYIAQRMRELGRFMLAAKNMDKTVNVLEDLCKPSKFQFVVSVAKHLTNFSPGKNEYGKPSTVVKIGFCLKGAVEVLIGQTLMNDDDHAEKKAKKFLELLDKNWRNSVSVSAHQTIQEKRWNKQDDIPLTKNVIALRDHLRTVEGEARERLMQHVDLAAYKALNETVLAQVIVFNKRREGEASRLTLQTYKNVKTSPINEDIYETLSPLEKELSKLLTRIEIRGKRGRKVPGFLSDRMKESIDLLVKNREAAGVPAENPYLFARPGGMTHIRGCDCLRKYADQSKAENPELLRSTKLRKQVATLCQLLDLNDQELEQVARFMGHDIRVHQDFYRQTDKTFQIAKISKLLFAMEEGTGTLRGKNLSTLEVSVAGVISPAPSPPASQRDPGRPKEQDREVDENNNVALAGSDDGCSDSGVTGESPIAATQSDPQGNEEEEERGGGSEMDEEETKEVTFAVRRKRGKTKVAKAKEIPCAKGKRPWSEAEKTAVKRWLGKFVAERKVPKKEHCMKCLEAEKDLANRSWKDVKNFVYNTIVTLNRRSACKKLF; encoded by the exons ATGGCAGCAAGCCAAAcacag GAGGAGAGTGATTGCTCTGAGCTGGATTTCTCCATTTGTTCAGGCTCTGAATACGTGCCAAGTCAAACTTCAGACTTAAGTGATGAGGACACACACGGTCTACAAAGTAAGACACGAAAGATCACTGACATTTCTAGCAATAGTGACAGTGATAATGAAGAACTGAGAAACATGACTCTTAAAAAGACACCCAGAACATAtgggaaaagaaagagagatgatcacaagggagaaaaaaaggctAAACGGGCTAAACAGAAATCAGAAGTGACTGTGAAAACATGTACAAAAAGGGAGGACAACAAACGAGTATGGGACAAAAAACATTATTGTCTTTACTGTGGGAAGTCCCAAGCAAAATTATCGAGACACCTGCAGAGGAAGCACATGGAGATGAGTGATGTGGCATATGCCTTTAGCTACCCTCTAGGTTCCAAAGAAAGGAAGGATCTTCTAGAACAACTTCGCAATAAAGGAGACTTTAAGCACAACACAAAAGTGATACAAAAAGGCAGAGGACAAGTCGTAACATGGAAGCAGCCATCTAATAAAGCCATAGTAGGGGAATATCTGCCTTGCCCTTATTGCTTTGGAATGTATAGCAAAAAGACATTATGGAAACATGAGCTGTCATGCAAAAGTAAAAAATCGTGTGCGTCAAAAACTAGACATCCTAGAGTCCAGAGTTATGCTGCACGCCTGCTTCCAATAAAACATTCATCAAAAGGATGTCAGACTGTTATTAACAACATGCGACAAGATCAAGTGTCCTTTCACATCAGGAGTGATTCTCTGATTTGCAAATATGGAGAATCGCTATATGCAAGACATGGCCGTGTGAAGTCTAAGCACCAATACATTGCGCAAAGGATGAGGGAGCTTGGCCGTTTCATGTTAGCTGCAAAAAATATGGACAAGACAGTGAATGTTCTTGAAGATTTGTGCAAACCATCAAAATTTCAGTTTGTTGTCAGTGTTGCCAAGCATCTTACAAACTTTAGTCCAGGCAAAAATGAATATGGCAAACCGTCAACAGTAGTCAAAATTGGATTTTGTCTTAAAGGAGCAGTCGAGGTCCTGATTGGACAGACCCTTATGAATGACGATGACCATGCAGAGAAGAAGGCCAAAAAATTCTTGGAACTTCTGGACAAAAACTGGAGGAACAGTGTATCTGTCAGTGCTCACCAAACAATACAAGAAAAGAGGTGGAATAAACAGGATGACATTCCCCTCACCAAAAATGTAATTGCTCTGAGGGACCATCTCCGTACCGTGGAAGGTGAAGCAAGAGAAAGACTGATGCAGCACGTGGATTTGGCAGCATACAAGGCATTGAACGAGACTGTTTTGGCACAGGTTATTGTCTTTAACAAGCGACGTGAAGGGGAAGCATCACGCTTGACTCTTCAGACCTACAAGAACGTAAAAACAAGTCCCATTAATGAAGACATTTACGAAACCTTGTCACCATTAGAAAAGGAGCTAAGCAAGCTATTAACCCGCATTGAAATCAGGGGGAAGAGAGGCAGGAAAGTGCCAGGTTTTTTGAGCGACAGAATGAAGGAGTCAATCGATTTGTTGGTGAAAAACAGAGAAGCAGCTGGTGTGCCTGCTGAAAACCCCTATCTCTTTGCTAGACCTGGTGGGATGACACACATACGTGGATGTGACTGCCTACGAAAATATGCAGACCAAAGCAAAGCAGAAAACCCTGAGCTTCTGAGGTCAACTAAATTAAGAAAACAGGTTGCCACACTTTGCCAACTCCTGGATCTTAATGATCAAGAGCTCGAGCAAGTTGCAAGGTTCATGGGACATGACATCAGAGTTCACCAGGACttttacagacagacagacaaaacctTTCAAATTGCCAAGATAAGCAAGCTTCTGTTTGCAATGGAGGAAGGCACTGGCACCTTAAGGGGCAAGAACCTCAGCACCCTGGAGGTTTCTGTTGCTG GTGTAATTTCCCCAGCTCCCAGCCCTCCAGCTAGTCAAAGAGACCCAGGCAGACCGAAGGAACAAGACAGAGAGGTGGATGAAA ACAATAATGTGGCCCTCGCAGGCAGCGATGATGGCTGTTCTGATAGTGGTG TCACAGGTGAAAGTCCCATAGCAGCTACTCAGAGTGATCCTCAGGgaaatgaggaggaggaggagagaggaggaggcagTGAGATGGATGAAG AAGAGACCAAGGAAGTAACATTCGCCGTGAGgaggaaaaggggaaaaaccAAAGTGGCCAAAGCAAAGG AGATCCCCTGTGCGAAGGGCAAGAGGCCATGGAGTGAAGCAGAGAAGACGGCAGTGAAAAGATGGCTGGGAAAATTTGTCGCAGAGCGCAAAGTTCCAAAAAAAGAACACTGCATGAAATGCTTAGAAGCGGAAAAAGACCTAGCTAATCGCTCATGGAAAGATGTTAAAAACTTTGTGTACAACACGATTGTCACTCTGAATCGAAGGTCTGCTTgtaaaaagcttttttaa
- the LOC102075503 gene encoding uncharacterized protein LOC102075503 isoform X2 codes for MAASQTQEESDCSELDFSICSGSEYVPSQTSDLSDEDTHGLQSVISPAPSPPASQRDPGRPKEQDREVDENNNVALAGSDDGCSDSGVTGESPIAATQSDPQGNEEEEERGGGSEMDEEETKEVTFAVRRKRGKTKVAKAKEIPCAKGKRPWSEAEKTAVKRWLGKFVAERKVPKKEHCMKCLEAEKDLANRSWKDVKNFVYNTIVTLNRRSACKKLF; via the exons ATGGCAGCAAGCCAAAcacag GAGGAGAGTGATTGCTCTGAGCTGGATTTCTCCATTTGTTCAGGCTCTGAATACGTGCCAAGTCAAACTTCAGACTTAAGTGATGAGGACACACACGGTCTACAAA GTGTAATTTCCCCAGCTCCCAGCCCTCCAGCTAGTCAAAGAGACCCAGGCAGACCGAAGGAACAAGACAGAGAGGTGGATGAAA ACAATAATGTGGCCCTCGCAGGCAGCGATGATGGCTGTTCTGATAGTGGTG TCACAGGTGAAAGTCCCATAGCAGCTACTCAGAGTGATCCTCAGGgaaatgaggaggaggaggagagaggaggaggcagTGAGATGGATGAAG AAGAGACCAAGGAAGTAACATTCGCCGTGAGgaggaaaaggggaaaaaccAAAGTGGCCAAAGCAAAGG AGATCCCCTGTGCGAAGGGCAAGAGGCCATGGAGTGAAGCAGAGAAGACGGCAGTGAAAAGATGGCTGGGAAAATTTGTCGCAGAGCGCAAAGTTCCAAAAAAAGAACACTGCATGAAATGCTTAGAAGCGGAAAAAGACCTAGCTAATCGCTCATGGAAAGATGTTAAAAACTTTGTGTACAACACGATTGTCACTCTGAATCGAAGGTCTGCTTgtaaaaagcttttttaa